A window from Congzhengia minquanensis encodes these proteins:
- a CDS encoding S-layer homology domain-containing protein — RKNCPASMSANNWALWEKFKQLIREEIKMAECKFTDISGHYAEKQIREVFEMGIMNGVDETHFEPDKPVTRAQAAIIARNVVRYITGK, encoded by the coding sequence AGAAAGAACTGTCCGGCCTCAATGAGCGCAAATAACTGGGCGCTGTGGGAAAAGTTTAAACAGTTGATAAGGGAGGAAATAAAAATGGCAGAATGTAAATTTACAGACATCAGCGGGCATTATGCGGAGAAGCAAATTCGGGAAGTGTTTGAAATGGGGATTATGAACGGGGTGGATGAAACCCATTTTGAGCCGGATAAGCCGGTAACGCGAGCACAGGCGGCTATCATTGCACGGAACGTTGTGCGGTATATTACAGGAAAGTGA